From the genome of Scytonema hofmannii PCC 7110, one region includes:
- a CDS encoding cobalt-precorrin-6A reductase codes for MGRVWLIGGTQESASLAVLLSHNQIPCTVSVTTESARSLYPNSSMVRVWVGRLTVDSLNEFLREQQIAAVVDASHPFAVEISQVAIAACEKLQIPYLRYERPVLEEEGGGVVYVDDFDTIFKANYLENQRVLLTVGYKPLHLFLPWQKRATLFARLLPSVVALDAAFDAGFTSDRLICLRPPVSVDLEMALWRRWGVSLVVSKASGSAGGEDVKRQVASELGVILILVSRPEVVYPQQTSDFLVVLGFCERYFLNRR; via the coding sequence GTGGGACGTGTCTGGTTGATTGGTGGAACTCAAGAAAGCGCTTCTTTGGCAGTTCTTCTCTCCCATAACCAGATTCCTTGTACTGTTTCTGTCACAACAGAGTCGGCGCGATCGCTCTACCCAAATAGCTCGATGGTACGGGTTTGGGTGGGGCGATTGACTGTAGACAGTTTAAATGAGTTTTTGCGGGAACAGCAAATTGCTGCTGTTGTTGATGCGTCACACCCTTTTGCTGTGGAGATTTCTCAGGTGGCGATCGCAGCTTGTGAAAAATTGCAAATTCCCTACTTGCGGTATGAACGTCCTGTTTTGGAAGAAGAAGGGGGGGGAGTTGTTTATGTAGATGATTTTGATACTATTTTTAAGGCAAATTATTTAGAGAATCAACGGGTGCTGTTGACGGTAGGGTATAAACCGTTGCATCTGTTTTTACCTTGGCAAAAGCGAGCTACTTTGTTTGCGCGGTTGCTTCCTTCTGTTGTGGCTTTGGACGCTGCTTTTGATGCTGGGTTTACGAGCGATCGCTTGATTTGTTTGCGTCCTCCCGTATCTGTAGATTTGGAAATGGCTTTGTGGCGACGATGGGGTGTTTCTTTGGTTGTGAGTAAGGCTTCGGGTTCTGCTGGAGGGGAGGATGTAAAGCGTCAGGTGGCGTCGGAGTTGGGTGTAATATTGATCTTGGTTTCTCGACCGGAGGTTGTTTATCCACAACAGACAAGTGATTTTTTGGTGGTGTTGGGGTTTTGTGAAAGATATTTTTTGAACCGCAGATGA
- a CDS encoding mannose-1-phosphate guanyltransferase: protein MRAVLMAGGSGTRLRPLTCDLPKPMVPILNRPIAEHIINLLKRHQITEVVATLHYLPDVLRDYFQDGSDFGVQMTYAVEEDQPLGTAGCVKNIAELLDDTFLVISGDSITDFDLTAAIEFHKQKKSKATLILTRVPNPIEFGVVITDAEGRIRRFLEKPSTSEIFSDTVNTGTYILEPEVLEYLPANQESDFSKELFPLLLDKNEPMYGYIANGYWCDVGHLDAYREAQYDALHGKVKLDFAYRETSPGIWIGQNTYIDPTAKIEAPSVIADNCRIGARVVIESGTVLGDNVTIGSDANLKRPIIWNGGIIGDEAHLSACVICRGARVDRRAHVLEGAIVGSLSTVGEEAQISPFVRVWPSKKIDSGAILNINLIWGNTAQRNLFGQRGVQGLANIDTTPEFAVKLGAAYGSILKPGSRVTVSRDQRNISRMVTRSLIAGLMSVGVDIQNLDATAIPIARTVIPTMPVAGGIHVRVHPDRPDYILIEFMDAKGINISKALEKKIEGAYFKEDMRRSQIHEIGDVAYPSQVMDRYCTAFEKLLHVETIRNSRAKVVIDYVYSVSGAVLPQMLDNFGADAVVLNASLNKNAMSATDRETLLTQLGHVVEALKANFGVQVSANGEQLILVDEAGMAIRGEMLTALMVDMILTAQPRGTVVVPVHASSAVEQIARRHDGRVIRTKANPTALMEACQKNSNVVLGGNGDTGFIFPQLHPGFDAMFCIAKLIEMLTIQERSLTTVRADLPRVIHRTYTVRCPWTAKGALMRHLVETHPAQNLELIDGVKICQPYDDSWVLVLPDASEPIVHLYANSNDRDWVDDSLRQYRSRVQAFVEREQETVAAEV, encoded by the coding sequence ATGCGTGCAGTTCTGATGGCAGGGGGTTCTGGAACACGGCTTCGTCCGCTTACCTGTGACCTACCCAAACCTATGGTTCCCATACTCAATCGACCCATTGCGGAACACATCATTAATCTTTTAAAACGGCATCAAATCACAGAAGTCGTTGCAACACTCCATTATTTACCTGATGTCCTCCGCGACTACTTCCAAGACGGCAGCGATTTTGGCGTCCAAATGACCTATGCCGTCGAAGAAGACCAGCCTCTGGGGACTGCGGGCTGCGTAAAAAACATTGCCGAACTTCTTGATGACACATTTTTAGTCATTAGTGGGGATAGCATAACAGATTTTGACTTAACAGCAGCAATAGAATTTCACAAACAAAAAAAATCAAAAGCCACTTTGATTTTGACCCGCGTTCCCAATCCTATTGAGTTTGGGGTAGTCATTACCGATGCGGAAGGTCGAATTCGACGATTTTTAGAAAAGCCTTCTACCAGTGAAATTTTTTCCGATACTGTGAACACTGGTACCTATATTTTGGAACCAGAAGTCTTAGAATACCTACCAGCAAACCAGGAAAGTGACTTCTCCAAAGAGTTATTCCCCTTGCTACTTGACAAGAATGAGCCAATGTACGGTTATATTGCTAACGGTTACTGGTGTGACGTTGGTCACTTAGATGCTTATCGTGAGGCTCAGTACGATGCATTACACGGCAAAGTTAAACTAGACTTTGCCTACAGGGAAACTTCTCCTGGAATTTGGATCGGTCAGAATACTTACATTGACCCCACAGCAAAGATTGAAGCCCCATCGGTGATCGCAGACAATTGCCGAATTGGAGCAAGAGTAGTCATCGAATCAGGAACTGTTCTTGGCGATAACGTCACTATTGGTTCTGATGCCAATCTCAAACGCCCTATCATCTGGAATGGAGGCATTATTGGTGACGAAGCTCATCTATCAGCCTGTGTCATTTGCCGTGGTGCGCGTGTAGACCGACGCGCCCATGTCTTGGAAGGCGCTATAGTTGGTTCGCTTTCCACTGTGGGAGAAGAAGCCCAAATTAGCCCCTTTGTCAGAGTCTGGCCTAGCAAAAAGATAGATTCAGGAGCCATCCTTAATATTAACCTGATTTGGGGAAATACAGCCCAACGCAATTTATTTGGGCAACGTGGCGTACAAGGATTGGCGAATATCGACACTACCCCAGAATTTGCCGTTAAATTAGGAGCCGCCTACGGTTCTATCTTAAAACCGGGTTCTCGGGTGACCGTTTCTCGCGACCAACGCAACATTTCTCGCATGGTCACCAGGTCATTAATTGCCGGTTTGATGTCAGTCGGTGTTGATATTCAAAACCTAGATGCAACAGCCATTCCCATCGCTCGCACAGTCATACCTACTATGCCAGTCGCAGGCGGTATTCACGTGCGGGTACATCCAGATCGCCCAGATTACATCTTGATTGAATTCATGGATGCTAAGGGAATTAATATCTCCAAAGCCTTGGAAAAGAAAATTGAGGGTGCGTATTTCAAGGAAGATATGCGGCGATCGCAGATTCATGAAATCGGTGATGTTGCTTACCCCAGCCAAGTCATGGATCGCTACTGCACGGCTTTTGAAAAATTGCTACACGTTGAAACAATTCGTAACAGTCGAGCCAAAGTTGTCATTGACTACGTTTACTCGGTTTCTGGAGCCGTTTTGCCACAAATGTTAGACAATTTTGGGGCTGATGCAGTGGTGCTCAATGCCAGTCTCAATAAAAACGCCATGTCAGCCACTGACCGCGAAACCCTCCTAACCCAGTTAGGTCATGTTGTAGAAGCATTGAAAGCAAACTTTGGCGTCCAAGTTTCAGCCAATGGAGAGCAACTGATTTTAGTTGACGAAGCAGGTATGGCCATTCGTGGTGAAATGCTGACAGCCCTCATGGTAGACATGATATTAACCGCTCAACCAAGGGGAACAGTCGTTGTACCAGTTCATGCTTCCAGTGCTGTAGAACAAATCGCCCGCCGTCATGATGGTAGAGTGATTCGCACAAAGGCAAACCCCACAGCATTAATGGAAGCATGCCAAAAAAATTCCAATGTTGTCTTGGGAGGTAATGGCGATACAGGCTTTATTTTCCCCCAACTGCATCCCGGTTTTGACGCCATGTTCTGCATTGCCAAACTCATTGAAATGCTGACCATACAAGAGCGTTCTTTAACCACCGTCCGTGCTGATTTACCACGTGTCATTCACAGAACGTACACAGTGCGTTGTCCGTGGACAGCGAAAGGAGCATTGATGCGCCACCTAGTAGAAACCCACCCAGCCCAAAATCTGGAATTGATTGATGGAGTCAAAATCTGTCAACCCTACGATGATAGTTGGGTATTAGTCTTACCTGATGCCAGCGAACCAATAGTCCATTTGTATGCTAACAGCAACGATCGCGATTGGGTCGATGATTCTCTAAGACAATACCGCTCTCGCGTACAAGCTTTTGTAGAACGAGAGCAAGAAACCGTTGCGGCTGAAGTGTAA
- a CDS encoding RNA-guided endonuclease InsQ/TnpB family protein: MAFKSKEQKEQDKEKNKNTYISTVVQHLKLSNLGYAVISDILSHANSLYNTLTFNLRQGFFVHKTLNFQSLTIDLQTDFKENYHYKMLHSQAAQSVCHKVTENFKSFKQLLDKHFSEGTKKPKLPGYRQKGGMFEVTYPGQSVNISQEHGIIFATVSTGMMFKKQHKEDVMETSLNERLKFRVPDDVDPQSLVELVITSKHREVYLHWVCRKKKEIITELDKSSVLGIDIGLNNFVTCIPNTGQEGFIINGRPLKAINQFYNKTVSKLKKGHQFAFRKRGNPITGYPALPHDESRGLRVPPFSLFTLGKDENFWSGSLARATQARNNQVRDFIKKSARTIINKCLESKIGKIVFGWNQGIKNEIDNGRVNNQNFVQVPFTALRDTLKYLCERYGIEFVVVEESYTSKMSFFDGDELPIFGKETESQKKQKPSGRRTKRGEYKTASGTVVNADAQGACNILRKAKIDTSKITFRVCQILKRINIWIGKKLSSRKSTAAGLSCCTTIGLTEPGQ; this comes from the coding sequence ATGGCTTTCAAAAGTAAGGAACAAAAAGAGCAAGATAAAGAAAAGAATAAAAATACTTATATTTCAACTGTTGTGCAGCATCTTAAATTGTCTAATCTTGGTTATGCTGTAATATCTGACATTTTGTCACACGCAAACAGTTTATACAACACCCTGACATTCAATTTGAGACAAGGATTTTTTGTACACAAAACTCTGAATTTTCAATCTCTAACTATTGATTTACAAACCGATTTCAAAGAAAACTACCATTACAAAATGCTGCATTCTCAAGCAGCACAATCAGTGTGCCATAAGGTGACAGAGAATTTCAAATCATTCAAACAGCTTTTAGACAAACATTTTAGCGAGGGAACAAAGAAACCTAAATTACCAGGTTATCGTCAAAAAGGTGGTATGTTTGAAGTGACGTATCCCGGTCAATCAGTAAATATATCACAAGAGCATGGCATTATATTTGCTACTGTTTCTACTGGCATGATGTTCAAGAAGCAGCACAAAGAAGATGTCATGGAAACAAGTTTAAATGAAAGATTGAAGTTTAGGGTTCCTGATGATGTTGACCCCCAAAGCCTTGTTGAGCTAGTAATTACATCAAAGCATAGAGAGGTTTATCTACATTGGGTATGTAGAAAGAAAAAAGAAATTATTACTGAATTAGATAAGTCAAGTGTTTTAGGAATTGACATAGGGTTAAACAACTTTGTTACTTGTATTCCGAATACGGGTCAAGAAGGATTTATTATAAATGGGCGACCGTTAAAGGCAATAAATCAGTTTTATAACAAGACTGTATCTAAGCTAAAAAAGGGTCACCAATTTGCTTTTAGAAAAAGGGGGAACCCTATTACAGGATATCCTGCACTACCCCACGATGAATCAAGGGGCTTGAGGGTTCCCCCTTTTTCTCTATTTACGCTCGGTAAAGATGAGAATTTCTGGAGTGGCAGTTTAGCTAGAGCAACACAAGCCAGGAACAACCAAGTACGTGATTTTATTAAGAAGTCAGCACGTACAATAATCAACAAATGTCTAGAATCAAAGATAGGTAAAATTGTATTTGGTTGGAACCAAGGAATTAAGAATGAAATAGATAACGGACGTGTTAATAATCAAAATTTTGTACAAGTGCCGTTTACCGCATTACGTGATACACTCAAGTATTTATGTGAAAGATATGGAATAGAATTCGTAGTTGTAGAAGAATCATACACTTCAAAAATGTCATTTTTTGACGGGGATGAACTCCCCATATTCGGAAAAGAAACCGAATCCCAGAAGAAGCAGAAACCTTCTGGCAGAAGAACAAAACGCGGGGAATACAAAACAGCAAGCGGAACAGTCGTCAACGCCGATGCTCAGGGTGCTTGCAATATCCTAAGGAAGGCAAAAATTGACACTTCAAAAATTACTTTTCGAGTGTGTCAAATTCTCAAAAGAATCAACATTTGGATAGGTAAAAAATTATCATCACGTAAAAGTACGGCAGCAGGCTTGTCTTGTTGTACGACTATAGGACTCACTGAACCGGGTCAGTAA
- a CDS encoding PIN domain-containing protein, with translation MNVYTETNFILELVFQQEQFVSCEQILQLSEAGRIKLIMPAYSLAEPHEKLSRQAKSRKDLQQVLDTELRQLARTSSYTTRINSIQDIASLLVQSNKDEHQRFVEYRVRLLKSVEVIALTADILTEAATYEDPFDMNHPTAQGMGFLIY, from the coding sequence GTGAACGTTTACACTGAAACTAACTTCATTTTGGAACTTGTGTTTCAGCAGGAGCAGTTCGTCAGCTGTGAGCAAATTCTGCAACTAAGTGAAGCCGGACGTATAAAGCTTATTATGCCAGCTTACAGTTTAGCGGAACCCCACGAGAAATTGAGCCGTCAAGCAAAAAGTCGTAAAGATCTCCAACAAGTACTTGACACTGAGTTAAGGCAGCTTGCACGCACTTCATCTTATACAACTCGCATCAATAGCATTCAAGATATTGCAAGTTTGTTAGTTCAAAGCAATAAAGATGAACATCAACGCTTTGTAGAGTATAGAGTTCGACTTTTAAAGAGCGTGGAAGTTATTGCACTGACTGCTGATATTCTGACTGAAGCAGCAACATACGAAGACCCGTTTGATATGAACCACCCCACCGCACAGGGGATGGGGTTTCTAATTTACTGA
- a CDS encoding ABC transporter ATP-binding protein, which translates to MAQVILENVYKSFPPRKGESIALPTQPQTKSDKNSDAVHRSENAGVLRRINLTVTDGEFMVLVGPSGCGKSTLLRLIAGLEVLTGGNIWVGDRLVNDLPPKERDIAMVFQNYALYPHMTVYDNIAFGLRRRELGNREWGIGNGEKNNSPLPTPHSLLPNILVGMTKKLPKGLRYISDKERAVDERVRYVAQLLQIEALLNRLPKQLSGGQRQRVALGRAIARNPQVFLMDEPLSNLDAKLRMETRAQIVKLQRQLGVTTIYVTHDQTEAMTMGDRIAVLNQGQLQQVASPLELYKYPANRFVAEFIGSPPMNFIHVEFHAPLLITNGDFRLTLPDVWGNVLQKYDGQTLVLGIRPEHLILSVPANKNLPVKVELVENLGNDTYLATKLLDPNFQQSAFSTNELQVRVPSDRLIRFGEQLWLSLTPEKIHFFDPETEQAIFL; encoded by the coding sequence GTGGCGCAAGTTATTCTAGAAAACGTTTATAAAAGTTTTCCTCCTCGTAAAGGGGAAAGTATTGCATTACCCACTCAACCCCAAACGAAATCAGATAAAAACAGTGATGCTGTTCACCGTTCGGAAAATGCTGGTGTTCTGCGGCGAATCAATCTGACGGTGACAGATGGTGAATTTATGGTTCTCGTAGGACCTTCTGGTTGTGGGAAAAGCACTCTTTTGCGGTTAATCGCTGGGTTGGAAGTCCTTACAGGTGGCAATATCTGGGTAGGCGATCGCTTGGTGAACGATCTACCCCCAAAAGAGCGAGACATTGCAATGGTGTTTCAAAATTACGCTCTCTACCCTCACATGACGGTGTATGACAACATTGCTTTTGGATTAAGACGTAGAGAATTAGGGAATCGGGAATGGGGAATCGGGAATGGGGAAAAGAACAACTCCCCACTCCCTACTCCCCACTCCCTACTCCCCAATATCCTGGTGGGAATGACTAAGAAATTACCGAAGGGGCTAAGATATATTTCTGACAAAGAGCGAGCAGTGGATGAACGGGTGCGTTATGTTGCTCAGTTACTGCAAATTGAAGCTTTGCTGAATCGTTTACCCAAGCAACTTTCTGGAGGACAAAGGCAAAGAGTAGCGCTAGGACGAGCAATTGCACGGAATCCTCAGGTGTTTTTGATGGATGAACCTCTTTCTAACTTAGATGCAAAACTCCGCATGGAAACTCGCGCTCAAATTGTCAAATTACAACGTCAATTGGGTGTAACAACAATTTACGTGACTCATGACCAAACAGAAGCAATGACGATGGGCGATCGCATAGCTGTTCTCAATCAAGGACAGCTACAGCAAGTTGCATCGCCATTAGAACTTTACAAGTATCCTGCGAACCGCTTTGTTGCAGAATTTATTGGTTCACCACCAATGAATTTTATTCATGTAGAGTTTCATGCTCCCCTGCTGATTACTAATGGAGATTTCCGCCTTACCCTACCAGACGTTTGGGGAAATGTTTTACAAAAATATGATGGTCAAACACTGGTATTAGGTATTCGTCCAGAACATTTGATTCTCAGCGTACCTGCAAACAAAAATTTACCTGTGAAAGTAGAGTTAGTGGAGAATTTGGGCAATGATACATATCTTGCCACAAAACTGCTTGACCCCAATTTTCAACAATCTGCTTTTTCAACCAATGAGTTGCAAGTACGAGTTCCATCAGACCGACTTATACGTTTTGGCGAACAACTATGGTTATCTTTAACACCCGAAAAAATTCATTTTTTTGACCCAGAAACAGAGCAGGCAATATTTTTATAA
- a CDS encoding WD40 repeat domain-containing protein has protein sequence MIPKLIPKKVSIALAVSAIIGVIGLSWSKSLSQSNLENCVITSQDHKTLKGHSFWVYAIAMSPDGKTLASGSYDGTIKIWNQQVGTLLHTIKGDTLDGHGDAVKSLAISSDGRILVSGSWDNRIKLWNLENGKLIHTLKGHLDNIDSVAISSDMTTLASGSWDKTVKLWDLKTGKLIRTLYHKHPVQTVAIAPNGKLVASGTEDGRIMIWNLTNGQLKTPLAAHEKAVTSVAFSPDGKVLASGDYEGKVKLWNLDNGQLFNTLDGHTNAVWSVAFSPTGKSIASGGYDKTIQLWNVQNGQLLKTISGHDKAVWSLAFNPKSDRTLASGSADETIKIWNLIF, from the coding sequence ATGATACCAAAATTGATTCCTAAGAAAGTGTCAATAGCACTTGCAGTCAGTGCCATAATAGGTGTTATTGGATTAAGTTGGTCTAAATCGCTTTCACAATCAAACCTTGAAAATTGTGTAATAACATCTCAAGATCATAAAACTCTTAAAGGTCATTCTTTTTGGGTTTATGCGATCGCAATGAGTCCAGATGGCAAAACTTTAGCTTCTGGTAGTTATGACGGTACTATTAAGATTTGGAATCAACAAGTTGGCACATTACTTCACACTATCAAAGGTGATACGCTTGACGGTCATGGTGATGCAGTAAAATCTCTAGCGATTAGCTCGGATGGACGTATTCTCGTTAGTGGTAGTTGGGATAATCGAATTAAATTATGGAATCTTGAAAATGGCAAATTAATTCATACATTAAAAGGACATTTAGATAATATAGATTCTGTTGCTATTAGCTCAGATATGACAACCTTAGCTTCTGGCAGTTGGGATAAAACAGTTAAATTATGGGACTTGAAAACTGGTAAATTAATTCGCACATTATATCATAAACACCCAGTACAAACAGTTGCGATCGCTCCAAATGGAAAACTCGTTGCTAGTGGTACTGAAGACGGAAGAATTATGATTTGGAATTTGACGAATGGTCAGTTAAAAACTCCCTTAGCTGCACATGAAAAAGCCGTTACGTCTGTTGCTTTTAGTCCTGATGGAAAAGTTCTCGCTAGTGGCGACTATGAAGGAAAAGTTAAACTATGGAATTTGGACAACGGACAGTTGTTCAACACTCTTGACGGACACACCAATGCAGTTTGGTCAGTTGCTTTTAGTCCTACTGGAAAGTCTATTGCCAGTGGTGGCTATGACAAGACAATTCAGTTATGGAACGTGCAAAACGGGCAATTGTTAAAAACTATTTCAGGACATGATAAAGCAGTTTGGAGTTTAGCTTTCAATCCCAAAAGCGATCGCACTCTTGCTAGTGGGAGTGCAGATGAAACAATTAAGATTTGGAATTTAATTTTTTAA
- the tnpA gene encoding IS200/IS605 family transposase, whose amino-acid sequence MTNLRSGSHVVFSIHLHIVFVTKYRLHVFTQQMIDDMKDVFERVLVANNSKLTDCNGEPDHVHLLIDLHPDNNISDLVASLKSASSRVLRERYKTTIDKYYWGKAKLWHDSKCIVSCGGAPLETVKHYIQNQSGGRLEKSGASNP is encoded by the coding sequence ATGACTAACTTGAGAAGCGGCTCACACGTCGTTTTTTCTATTCACCTGCATATAGTATTTGTTACTAAATACAGACTTCATGTGTTCACGCAACAAATGATTGATGATATGAAAGATGTATTTGAAAGAGTGCTGGTTGCAAATAACTCGAAACTGACTGATTGTAACGGAGAGCCGGACCACGTGCATCTACTGATTGATTTACATCCAGATAACAATATATCTGACTTAGTAGCGTCTCTAAAATCAGCAAGCAGTCGCGTACTAAGGGAAAGATACAAAACTACGATTGACAAATATTATTGGGGTAAAGCTAAACTTTGGCACGATTCCAAATGTATTGTGTCTTGTGGAGGCGCACCTCTAGAAACAGTCAAGCACTACATTCAAAACCAATCAGGAGGAAGATTGGAAAAGTCAGGGGCGTCGAACCCCTAA
- a CDS encoding ferric reductase-like transmembrane domain-containing protein gives MLTMDMPLEANILGFLALTCYILTLLPTMLRIVFPQTKETGIPQVLLKHRRSIGILAFVFTVLHSFPLIRQRNIDLLDLKTSWIYIQGIATFIIFALLTITSNDWSVKKLKKNWKKLHQLTYFAMFLITWHIWDKMSGHWTYLTPIGITAISGVTVLFLYKHYWIQHFSKKQKQQKKVVARLLPESKLTVNSDQ, from the coding sequence ATGCTAACAATGGATATGCCGTTAGAGGCTAATATTTTAGGGTTCTTGGCATTAACTTGCTATATTCTCACATTGCTCCCGACCATGTTGAGAATAGTTTTTCCCCAGACAAAAGAAACTGGTATTCCTCAAGTGCTTCTTAAGCATCGGCGTTCGATAGGTATTTTAGCTTTCGTTTTTACCGTGTTGCATAGTTTTCCATTAATTAGACAAAGAAATATCGATTTGTTGGACTTGAAAACATCTTGGATTTATATTCAAGGCATAGCTACTTTCATCATTTTTGCCCTGTTAACAATTACCTCAAACGACTGGAGTGTCAAAAAACTGAAGAAAAACTGGAAGAAATTACACCAACTTACTTATTTTGCCATGTTTCTTATTACTTGGCATATTTGGGATAAGATGTCAGGTCATTGGACGTATTTAACGCCTATTGGAATTACAGCAATATCGGGAGTCACAGTTTTATTTCTTTATAAGCATTATTGGATTCAACACTTCTCTAAAAAACAAAAACAACAGAAAAAAGTCGTAGCACGGTTGTTACCAGAAAGTAAATTGACAGTGAACAGTGACCAGTGA
- a CDS encoding di-heme oxidoredictase family protein, with product MQPAPTQPIGYYDYFGKLLSPQQAAELVEQQGLNSNNPTSYQQVGAVEITQELIAKGEDIFFNRKIGDTFGLQGVFGFAQGLASILPEINVAITNLHGQPTTNLQITLQKDIVLGSRTFPAGTVINTGLQVEKGGTVPLGLTPNGNVTCAVCHVTLNNKGERLTGVPNGVLGIPLLIALSPNTTAGFARLNFNPLDPQYQGNGKTIIDSKGQLVKLPDPQKFEQAFDNAVLDVPFGHFESSPDSINNTTQIPSLFTFKTNPYVADGQGAVGPFAGLTSVNNGVHSSEINLLAAYQLSEKVLNIDSEVYLGTVLQNAADPRLRLPAGEPVKPSEWLRKVAPEFTQAELEDQVSAPGTDAYPNLQPSLFTYNGLVFSPNSENPDDIASGTFLFANNAMSAFQNSLVPPANRTPENLRALKSGSVIRGAKVFQQANCATCHIPPFFTDNKIHSVDEIGTNPARAQSRLGLNKLLVPPKLYTFDTPVPIPANAQVLDVPTEGISDSPTTLPQGILPNGGYKTTSLRGLYLSAPYLHDGGVAVRSGSLNFAKDGSFTVVDPSGLGLTGTLSQIKPADAASSLRALVDRELRALAIAANKANPALVRNNLDGTGHDFYVDEQAGFSPKQQADLVNFLLALDDDPSRF from the coding sequence ATGCAACCTGCTCCAACTCAACCAATAGGCTATTATGACTATTTTGGCAAACTGCTGAGTCCTCAACAAGCAGCCGAGCTAGTTGAACAGCAGGGACTCAATTCTAATAACCCAACTTCCTATCAACAAGTAGGAGCAGTTGAAATCACTCAGGAATTAATCGCCAAAGGTGAAGATATATTTTTCAACCGCAAAATTGGCGATACATTTGGTTTACAAGGAGTGTTTGGTTTTGCACAAGGGTTGGCTAGTATTTTGCCAGAAATAAATGTCGCAATTACCAATTTACACGGTCAGCCGACAACAAACTTACAAATTACCCTTCAGAAGGATATAGTTTTAGGAAGTCGGACTTTTCCCGCAGGAACTGTCATTAATACAGGCTTACAAGTAGAAAAGGGAGGGACTGTTCCTTTAGGACTCACACCAAATGGTAACGTGACTTGTGCAGTGTGTCATGTAACCCTTAACAATAAGGGTGAGCGCCTTACGGGAGTACCAAATGGCGTACTAGGGATTCCACTATTGATTGCTCTGTCACCAAATACAACCGCAGGGTTTGCACGCTTAAACTTCAACCCCTTAGACCCACAATATCAAGGAAACGGCAAAACTATTATTGACAGTAAAGGTCAATTAGTAAAATTACCAGATCCTCAGAAGTTTGAACAAGCTTTCGACAATGCTGTGTTGGATGTCCCTTTTGGTCACTTTGAGAGTTCACCAGATAGTATTAATAACACTACCCAAATTCCCAGTCTCTTTACATTTAAAACAAATCCTTATGTAGCTGATGGACAGGGTGCAGTTGGTCCGTTTGCTGGACTCACCTCGGTTAACAATGGAGTTCACTCTTCTGAAATTAACTTGTTAGCAGCTTACCAACTGAGCGAAAAAGTTCTGAACATTGACTCAGAAGTTTATCTTGGTACAGTTCTTCAGAATGCAGCCGATCCCAGGCTCCGTTTACCCGCCGGAGAACCTGTAAAACCCTCAGAATGGCTCCGCAAAGTTGCACCAGAATTTACACAAGCAGAGTTAGAAGATCAAGTCAGTGCTCCAGGTACGGATGCTTATCCAAACCTACAACCCAGTTTATTTACTTACAACGGTTTAGTTTTCAGCCCAAATAGTGAAAATCCAGATGATATTGCCAGTGGCACTTTCCTATTTGCCAACAACGCCATGTCGGCTTTTCAAAATAGTTTAGTTCCACCTGCTAACCGCACTCCGGAAAACTTGCGAGCGTTGAAGAGCGGTTCTGTTATACGGGGGGCAAAAGTGTTTCAGCAAGCAAACTGTGCAACTTGTCACATTCCACCCTTCTTCACTGACAACAAAATTCATTCTGTTGATGAAATTGGTACTAATCCAGCGCGTGCTCAGTCTCGCTTAGGGCTGAATAAGTTATTAGTACCACCCAAGCTCTACACCTTTGATACTCCTGTTCCCATACCTGCTAACGCCCAGGTCCTGGATGTACCAACAGAGGGGATTTCTGATAGTCCTACAACCCTACCCCAAGGCATACTACCAAATGGTGGTTACAAAACAACTTCTTTACGAGGTCTTTATTTAAGTGCGCCATATTTGCATGATGGTGGTGTAGCAGTGCGTTCGGGAAGTTTAAATTTTGCTAAGGATGGCAGTTTTACTGTTGTTGACCCTAGTGGATTAGGACTGACTGGTACCCTCAGCCAAATTAAACCTGCTGATGCTGCAAGCAGCTTGCGTGCTTTAGTAGATAGGGAACTTCGCGCTCTAGCGATCGCCGCTAACAAAGCTAACCCTGCTTTAGTCAGGAATAACCTTGATGGTACAGGTCATGACTTTTATGTGGATGAACAAGCTGGTTTCAGTCCAAAGCAGCAAGCAGACCTAGTTAATTTCTTGCTCGCACTTGATGACGATCCCAGTCGCTTTTAA